The DNA sequence GGTCTGAAGTATAATAAAGTGGAGTATATGAAGCCGGTGGATATGTTTCCGCAGAATCACATGTTGAAGGGTTCCAAAATTAATATGAATATAAAAAAAGCCCATTCAAACATTAGTTTGGATGGGCTTTTATCAGGAGAAGATTTCTTTAAAGAATGTTGGTAAATAAAAATGGGGTACCTAGGTGCATTAATCTAAATTCACTAGGTATCCAAAAACAATCAAAACACCTTCGTAGTCCAATCCTCACAATTCCAAATATCGGTCGCAATTTCACGATAGAAGTCAGGTTCGTGAGATACCATCAATATACTTCCGCGATAGGCTTTTAGAGCACGCTTTAGTTCTTCTTTTGCGTCGACATCCAGGTGGTTGGTAGGCTCATCCAGAATGAGTAAGTTCGTTTCTGTGTTTAAGATTTTGCACAGGCGGACTTTGGCTTTTTCGCCACCGGATAGGACTTCGACTTTGCTTTCGATATGCTTGGTTGTTAATCCGCATTTTGCAAGTGCAGCGCGGACTTCAGCCTGGTTCATGCTTGGGAATTCGCTCCAGATTTCTTCGATACAAGTGTTATAGTTGGCCTCTTTCACCTCTTGCTCGAAATAACCGAGGTGTTGATATTCACCGCGTTCGACTTTACCCGAAATCGGATTAACCAGCCCAAGAATACTTTTTAAGAGAGTAGACTTACCAATACCGTTAGCACCAACGAAGGCAATTTTTTGTCCGCGTTCCATTTTTAAATTCAGCGGGCGGGACAGTGGTTCATCATATCCAATAACAAGATCTTCTGCTGTGAAAATCCAGCGGCTGGCTGCACGGGCTTCTTTGAAATGGAATTCCGGCTTCGGCTTTTCTCTCCCCAACTCAATCACTTCCATTTTGTCGAGCTTCTTCTGGCGGGACATCGCCATATTACGAGTCGCGACATTTGCTTTGTTGCGGGCGACAAAGTCCTTTAAACCGGCAATTTCCTGCTGCTGGCGCTTGTAAGCAGACTCCAGCTGCTGCTTCTTCATTTCATGAATATTTAAGAAGTTATCATAGTCACCAACATAGCGATTCAACTCCTGGTTCTCCATATGGTAAATCAAGTTAACCACACTGTTCAGGAATGGAATATCATGTGAAATCAGGATAAAAGCATTTTCATATTCCTGTAAATAACGCTTCAGCCATTCGATATGCTGTTCATCCAAATAGTTCGTAGGCTCATCCAGCAAGAGGATTTCAGGCTTTTCCAGCAAAAGCTTAGCCAGCAAAACTTTCGTACGCTGCCCGCCGCTCAGATCATCTACATCCCGATCCAGTCCGACATCGTCTAATCCCAGACCACGCGCAACTTCCTCAACCTTTGAGTTAATCTGATAGAAGTCGTTACTATCCAACGTTTCTTGCAGCTCTCCAACTTCAGCAAGTAGTGCCTCGATATCAGCACCTTCATCACTCATTTTTCCATAAAGTTCATTGATCTCTGCTTCAGCATCAAATAGATATTGAAAGGCAGTACTCAAAGCCTCTCGCATCGTCGTCCCTTTTTGAAGTACAGAGTTCTGATCTAAATAACCAACGCGTACTTTTCGTGACCACTCCACTTTGCCCTCATCGGGCTGCAGCTTGCCAGTTACAATATTCATGAAAGTAGACTTACCCTCACCATTTGCCCCAACAAGTCCAACGTGTTCCCCTTTTAAAAGACGAAAAGACACATCATTAAAAATCGCACGATCACCAAAGCCGTGACTTAAATTCTTTACGTATAATACGCTCATTTTTTTACCCCCATGTATAAATGCCTCTAGTGGATATCTTACTAGATTTTGAATGAATTTTGTAGTTGAAGTTATTTCAAGCAGTGCTTCATATACTTTTCAGGAGTGGCTGAGTGAGATTCAAAATATCCACCTTGTTAATCGCTATAGGAATACGCCTTGAGAAAGGGATATTCAGGGATTGGAATATGATAGCCAAAAGGAATTATAAAGAATTAGTGTTTTTAAAGAAATAGGTGTCTGACCTCACATAGCTAAAGCTTTAAAGCGTGTGTGGTCAGGCACTTTTTTTTTACGGTCATGACATTATAAAGACCTTGCAGAAAGATTGCTCCGTTCACTTTCTGCATCGCCTCAGCTCACCAACCTCTTATTTAGCGTGACTTAAGGCACTCCCACGGTTAAGTTCTAACCCTATTTCTCTTCTGGCGAAACTAGCAAGCGACGGGTTTTGTGCAGAGGTAGCTGCTCTGGTCACTCGGGACTTAACTCTGTCGTTAATAGAAGCTTTTGAATGTTATGTACACTGTTTTAATTAGGATTTTCAACAATCAATAGGAATATATTGTAATATATTGTAAAATATCGGAGAGGGGGAGTGCGTTTATGAAACTAACAAAGCTGACTATAAGAAATTTCAAAGGCATTAAGGAACTAGCTTTAGACGTAGAAAATATATCTATAATTATTGGCCCTAATAACTGCAGTAAAAGTACGGTATTAGAAGCATTGTGTAAGTTTGGATCCAGCGACACAATGTTGGAAAAAAACCTTTATCATCGACACAACACTTCTAATCCAGTTAGTTTTCATGCTACTTTTTCAGATTTAACAGATGAAGAAATTAATCTTCATGGTATTAGAGCGTCGCTTCATGAACCAACTGGAAAGTTTATCGTAAGGGCAGTATATCGTTTGGGAGAAAAGGTAGAACGTGCTTCAAAACTTTCGGGAAATGAGGAACATGATCTAGGTAACGAAGGCTGGAATGGGAAAATGGGAGGGGGAAAAAATGGAACCCATTTTTTAAGCGCGTTTCCCGAGGTAATCTACATACCAGCGGTGAAAAATGCCAATGATGATATAAAAGATTCTTCTCCTTATATGAAAACTTTGTACGCTTTGTATAAAGATGTTATTCGAGGACTAGATGAATATAAAGAAGCTAAAGAGAAAACACAGCTATTACAAGATAAAATCAATTCACATGATAACGAAAAAATCAAATACTTTGAGGAAGAAGTGCAAGGTTTTTTAAAAGAAGTTACTTCAACGACAATTAGATTTAGTGTGGATGTTAACCCGCTGGACGAAATAGTGAGTACTTCCTTGAAACCTAATTTCGACTTTAATGGGTTAGAAACTATGCTGGCGCATCAGGGTAATGGAGTGCAACGGACATTTATGCTTTCAATACTTAAAGGGTTTAAAATGTACATGAAAAAATACCAGGGAGAGGATAAAGGAGTAAATCGCCCTTTAATAATAGCTATTGAAGAACCCGAGTTATATCTCCATCCTCACCTTGCCAGAGTATTTAAGGAAACACTCTATAGCCTGGCAGATGAGGGTTTCTTTCAAGTTTTGGCAACATCACATTCTCCGAACTTCATTGATTTATCTAAGCCTCACAGGACATTAGCAAAGCTTTCGTTGAATGAGGATAAAAATGTTATAGTTAGTCAGGTAAACTCAGATATTTATGGCTTGCCAAGTCATGAAAAAGATAAATTTCAAGCATTATTAAGATTTAACCCGTATGTTAATGAAATCTTTTTTGCCAAAAATGTAATTTTAGTCGAAGGCGATACCGAGGTTGTTGCATTAAAGTTAATCGGGGAAAAGCTAGTTAGTAGTGGAGACTTGGACAGTGAAATTTACAATAGAACATCTGTTGTAAACTGTGCAGGCAAAGGCACAATGTATGTTGTATTGAACGTCCTAAATAATTTTGGAATTCAATATACCTGCATACACGATTTCGATATGACTGAACATAATAAAAAAGGAGAAATTAAGACAGTAGCAGCGCTTAAAAAGGTATTAACCTTAAATCATAAGATTGAAAGGCTATGCAATGTAAAAGGTAACAAAAAGTTTGTATTTCAATATACATTTGAAGAAGAAATGCCTCCGGATTATGAAAAAGGAAGTTCCAAGTCGTTTGCTGCCTATGAATATCTACAAGGGAAAGAAACTATTGAAATGCCTCTAAGGCTTTTAAATATAGTGAAATCAGCATATGGTATTCAACTGCAACAGGAACTTGATCATAAAAACTCCACTGTTTTAGAGTATTATAATTGGGATAACTTGAATCAAGCCAAATCTGAGTGGGTACCCCCGGATGACTCAGAATTTATTATTTCTGTTTGGAAAGGGCTCAATGAGCAAGAACAATCTGAACCAGTTGAATAGATACAAATAATTAAAACCATCTACAATCGGACCCCAGGGAAAAAGAAAAACTAACCAGACACCACTAGTATTGCCACATACTGATGAGATGGTAAGTGAATTAGTGTTTGAGGTCAAGCTAACCGATTGATTTATCGCCAGTTAATAAAAATAGGTGCCTAATCCCACATAACTAGTGCTTTAAAGCGTGTGGGGTCAGGCACTTTCTTATCGCCGATTTTTTTATCACACGGTCGTTGTGCCCAGCTGATTACGAAAACCTTAGGGTAAACCAAGTGCTGACGGGATGGTTGGATACATTTTGAGGCATATTATAGCCTCCTTCTCTAGAAACGCTTACACATTGGTTTGCTGGAGAGAGCGTGTGACATTCTTCTTTTAAAATTCTTTGTTCATCCAATCCTAAAATCCATTTAGATAAAATCAATATTATTAAGCATAGATACCGTAACATCTCCACGAAGCCATAAATTATAATAATATATATTGATACCATTAATGGAATGATTTTTTTTTGAGGCATCCCCACCTGTCCCTTTAAGGAAAAATGCACTATCTTTTGATTTAGGAAAATTAACAGATTTCCTAATCGTATTCGATTTTTTATTGATTGTAGGTTTATTGTTTTTATCTAATACAGGTGTTTCTTTCAATTTATCATTATTAATTAAATATCGAACTTGCTCCCAGACAGGTTTGATTTTACTTTCAATTATTGAATCATTTATAGAAAGACGTTTAAATCCTAGGAATTTATTTGACATTAATGGAGCCTTTGATGTAGGCTCTTCGAAAATAATAAATAGAAATTGTTTTTCATGGAAGTAGTTATAGACAAATGAATTTTCAAATTCAATTGATTCGTCGCACCATTCTTTAAAGTCTATTTCACAAAATTTAGTGTCTTCTGTCCGAAGACCTTCAGTTGTTTGAACAATGGATTTTGGAATAATTCCAACCTTACTGAAAAATTCAATGTTACTAAGTTTTTTTGCTGTTCCACCAAACATTCTTACAATAATTTGTTCAGAGATAGAATTTGGCGCCAATCCGCGTTTAGTTGGTGGGATATTAAATTGAGTCATAAGCTCTCCAACTGTTTTATTTTTATATTTCTGGGTAAGTTTGTGTAGTTCCTCCTCTAATTCTTTAAATGTTGAGTAAGTATCATCTAGTTTTTCAAGTTTAGCTCCAAAATGCTTCTGCACTAAAGTTGATACAGTTGTGCGTTTTAAACGGAAACGAGGGCGGTTGGGCCATTTAGGGGCTGTATCTATGAGCATTAGATCTTTTCTAAGTTCAGAAGAAATTCTAGAATATTCTGTTGTAGGATCCTTGTATGTATCTTTTAAGTGTTGTATAAAATTACGAACAATAAGCCAATCATTTTTTAGGGTTTCCTTCTCTTCATCAGAAAACTCATGGAAGTGGTAGCCCTTGATAAAAAACTTTGCATATTCAGCAGCAGGTACAGTTTCTAAAGAGTCGTAATGATAATAAACCAATAATAAGTGCTCTAATTTGCGCCAGAAGCTCGAGGTTTCAAATTCTTCATCTGTTATTGATTCAGGTGTTACAGCTGTAATTGACATGGGCTCTTTTGCCTCGTAAATCAAATCAACAGAATTTTTTGACCTACTATTTTCCCTAGGTCGGCGGATTCCTGTGGTTTTTAGTTCTGTCCCAATACCATCAACCATTAAATCAGGGTTCTTATCTGTATCGGGTGGATATCCTAAAATAGATTGTTCAACAACATCTCCAGCTATACCAGTAATCTTAGGTGACTTTATAGTTCTTGCAAAAACATTATTAACATCTGACTCTCCAAGAGTCTTGCCAACAGCATTTCTTAAAATAGTATCTAATTCTTTTCGTGTGAACTCATGTAAGGCCATGAAGTAGGACTCCTTTTCTAATGCTAAGTATATGATACGGTATTAAATAAATTTATTCATTATATCGGTTCTAAGGAATTGGGTCTTTAGCTTTACCGTTGTTCAGAAAGAAATATTATGTATATTGGTAAAAACGATATTAATAATACAAATGAGAAAGAGCTTTGAAAAAACTAGAGTTACTTAATCAATATACGCGCGAAGAGGCTTATGAGATTTTTGATGGAATTACACCATTTAAATGGATTCAAGGTATTAAAAAATCCCTCAACGTCTTCATATTCTTGTTCTCTTTGTTAAGTTTGGGCAGGATATATTAGTACAATAATTTATAGAAATTATTACTAATGGTGGAGTACTTACATGGCAACCACAAAAAAAGCAAGGACTCAATAATCCGCAAACTTTAGATTTTATTAGCCATACTATTAATTACAAGATATTACTTGTTTTTACGGACACGAAAAACTAATCTAGAAAACAAAAACACAGTGCCATTTAATATATGGGAAGACTTCCTTATCTAGCACACGATTTAGAAAAAGAATATCCTATGTTTTTCAAATGGCAGCTTTTAGACTATAAATCTTTAACTTTTGACGATTCTACTATTCTAGATTTGTATTTAGTAATGAAAGAAGCGTCTATTATAAAAGGGAATAGTCTACTTGAAACAAGTAAGCCGGAAAAAAGAGAGAGGGTAAAAATCAAAAAATACTTTTTCTTAGAGGGAAGGAGACAGAAGTACAGTTAGTCTGACGAAAACTAGCTGCTTTTTTCTTGGTTAAATGTTTTAGCTGATTTCAAAAAGGAGCTTGTTCAAAACCCGTCTCGAGAACAATAGTGAAGAGGATCTTCCGTAAGCGTCCAGGTATAGCTCTCGAAGTGCCTTCCTTAAAGCACTGTTCTCATTGTCATCGTCCACTCCAATCCCTATACAGTCTTTGTAGGGCGAAGAATCCTGGCAAATAGTTGCTGTTACTTTGTAATGAGAAGGGAATTGCAGAAGCTCAACTTCTACCTCATCTCCGTGCTCGTTTTTTATCCTTACAACTCGAGAATTTCGATATTCAGTTACCAACGATATTCCCCTTTCAATGATTAAATTTATTTTGCAGCTCGTTCTAATGAACAATCTCAACTAAATGACGGCATATCGCAACTATCAACCCAGATATAAGGGGCATTGTGAAGGTACTCAACAGGAGTAAATGATATTAGTTACATTTACTCCTCAATCACTCAACATTGCCGCAGTTGTTATTTCTCTTCCAGGTCACTATTTTCCTCAGCTATCTTTATTAATTCCCAAGTCTTCAATCCAAATGCCTTCGCGATTGATGCTGTACCAGCGCCGAGGCTGGGGTCAATATGGTTTTGTTCCACTTTGCTTATGTACTCGCGTGAATAGCCGGTTAATCCAGCGAGGTCCTCCTGGCTGAGTTTCTGCTCGGCTCTTAACCGTTTGATTGTGCTCCCGATGTAAAGGATTTGCTCTTTGTCCAAAGGAAATTTCTCCTTTTTACAGTAATTACATAACTGAGCAGGCAGAAACACTATGAACTATAGTTCACAAAAGATATGAAATTTTATAAAGTGGATGTTTTTTATCACGGGAAGGTCTGTTTTACATGATATCGAAGGTGTGACCACACATTTATGAAGGATTGGGATGCTAGTTTTAAATCAATTTTGGTTATAAGGCATAAGAGGAGAGGTCGGCCTTTTACCAGGATGGAGTTCTGGAAAGGCAATTAGTTTATACTTCATTATTGCTCAATAAAAAGGGTGCGATTTCCTTATTGAAGAAACGCACCCCATAGTGAAGAATATTTATATTTTCTTTCTTTCATTTATTCCGCCCCAAAGTTCTAGAGGATTACTCACCAACCATACCGTCGCCATCACGATCGTCCATATAAGGGTATAACCAATGATCACTCGTAATCGGCATACTAAAACCTGCTGCCTTTGCTTCTTTAATCGTCACCTGTCCATTACCGTTTGTGTCAACACTAGAGATATCACCGCTTGTGTTTGTAGTGGTTGTTTCGGAAGGCTCACTGCTTGTTAAACCTAGTGATTCGTTTACTTCATCAGGGTTCACATTTTCAAATGTATCAACGATCTCATTACCCATTAAAGTATAGGTATACTGATAACTTGAAGGAATCTGCGTTTCCGTATTCGGATATGTGATAATGGCTTCAAAATTAGTAGCTCCACCTGCCTTACGAATCGCATCTTCCATATAAGCTTGATCGCCGTGTCTGTTGAGCGTACTATCCTGTGGAGTAATATTATAAGCATTTGATACTCCGCCAAGAGAATCAGCAATGATATGACCTTCATCTAAAACGTCACTTTCGACACCAGGAACCTTTGCTTCATCAGAATAGTACCTTCCAGACGATGATACAGGTTCGGTACTGTCATCTTGCAATATGATTTCGTCAGCAATGACACGTACTAGCTGCCCGTATTCATTCGTAAATGCCCAATATTCCCGGTCCCCATAACCAATGTCAACGACGACTTTGGATTCACGATAACCAGATACATCACCGCCATCAACCTCAATAAGTTCGTATCCTGAGAAAAGTTCATTATTAGATTGGGTGGATGTTTCCTTGCCAGCTGGAACACTTGCCGTTTTCTCAGCTTCTGGTTTAACAGTAACTGTAGTTTCTTCTTGTGGAACTTTATCTGCATTTGTATTGGATGCATCTTCTGGGTTGGTACAACCAGCCATGAAGATGATCGTTAAAAGTGAGATTAGATAGTTCATTTTCTTTATCATCTGATTACTCCTCTATGAAAGTTAATTCTTAAGATCTAGGATGTTAACATAGATTAATATTGTTAACCTATTCATATTACCACTAAGTTCCATCTTTTTTTGAGTGGTATATATTTCCGGTTATTTTATGAGAGAAATATAATTACTTTGTGAGGGTTATTGAACTGATTTGCCCAATGCTTTAGATTCATTCCTTTACATAAAAAGGTGCCTGCCCCAAACACTTGCTAAAGCTTTAGTGGTGGGGCGGGCACCTTCTTTTATGGATGGAACTTGGATTGACTAATATTTTTACTTTAATTAATAGGTAGATTAGTATTGGGGGGGGGGAGCATGTTCCCGAGGAGGGAGCCTGTTTTTTACTGCCTTAAAAGCAAGTATAGTCATTTTGCTCCACACATTATCCGATAAATACCAGTTTATCTATAAAATTAGATGTTCTAAAATGAGGTTGAAGTGGGAGTTGAATCCCTATGGGGATAACTTCCAACAACATTCTCTCCAACACTTATTATATGGAGATTGTGACCCTCATACCCGATACCTTTTGTACTATAGCATTAATGACTAGGTTAAACACAGGTGATATAATTTATTTATACTACTTAAAGTATTATCAATTATTAAAAATATAGGAGTATATACATATGTATCGTAGTAAAGACTTGGTTGTTTCTGCTCAAATTGAAATAGATAATAAAATATCTAAATATAAAGGAATGAAAGTCTCGGAGTTGAAAGAACGTTTGTCTATGCCAATGAAGGATAATAAAGCCTCTTTTGTACAGTTAGCTAGGAAGATGATGGGGATAACAAATAACCAGTTTGGTTTATGTGATAATAGGGTTGATGCGGTTTTAAAGACAGTTCGCTTAACAGGTATGGAAACACCTGCAGAAGCCATGTCATTCATGCCGGTGGACTTCAAAGAATGGTCAGAAGCATCGTCTTGGGAAAGTTGCTCCCTATACAAGTATTTTAATAAAAAGACACTATTGCTATTTATCTTTCAGCAATATCCCACTGGAAAGCGTGTTGACGACAGTGAAATGACTTTTTTAGATGCTAAAGTTTGGAAGATGTCAGATTATGATTTAAACCATGGACTTAAAGAAGTCTGGGAACGGGTTCGATACCTAATCAATGCAGATAAATTAGAAATCACTCCTGTGAAACAAAAAAACGGGAAAATAATAAATAAGAATAATTTGCCATCTGGTAAATTTAACTCACTAGGTCACTTGAGACCCGGCGCAATAAATGGTGATGATAAACTACTGTTGCCGACTGGGCAAAGAATTGTAAAACAGAGATTCTGGTTTAATAGTGAATACGTAAAAGAAATTATAGATTTATAGGAGACGGATAAAATGGAGAATATCAATTTATTTGATTTGTATAAGAAGGGCTTTGTTAAAGAGGGCGGCCATAATGTTAATGTTCCAATTAAAAAGGCAAGTGGAGAAAAATATGATGGTAGAACTTACGCTATTCCACTAAAGTACCTCTATTATAATGAACAGAATGGTAGAATAGGGGTTTCACTTTCTGATTACGAAAGTACTAATGGTCAATTAATACCCGGTCATAACGAAGAATACAATATGGTCATCCAAAATATGTTGGCGTATGCTGACGAAACTACTAAAAAAGATATGGAAACCTTGCAAAGAGACATTGCCATTAAAGGTCAAGATGAACCTGGTTATGTTTTAAGTGATGGGCGAGTAATTGATGGGAATCGTCGGTTCACAGCAAAGCGATTACTTGAACAAGACCCTTTAATAACAGAGCAGCAATATTTTGAAGCCGTTATTTTAGATGATTTATCCGTACAAAACCATGATGACCAAAAGAAAATTAAGTCACTTGAATTGCAAATCCAATTCGGCAAACTTGGAAAAGTTGATTATAACCCAATTGACAGGGCTATTGATGCGTATAAAACAATCGTAAAAAATAATATTATGAGTGTCGCAGAGTATACTAAGTTTGCTGGACTGACACCGAACGAAGTTAACAAACGAATATTGGAAGCTGAGCTAATTATCAAATTTTTGGAGTTTGCGAATACGAACCCCGATAACTATGCTCTAGCAAAACAATTAGATTTAGACGGACCGCTCCAAGATATGATTCCTCAATACAAAAAAATAAGAGATTCAGATAACTTAGAGCAATTATTAAATAGTCTGTTTGCAAAAATCATTCAAATGCGCTCATCCAAAGAAGATTTTAAGGCTGAGTTTAGACAGATAGTCAAAAATGTTGTCGGTACAAAAAATGAAGAAAAATTTATTGAAGAAATGGAAGATGCAACAGATACGATAGTGGAAGCACTAGATAAAGAAGATGTTATAAAGAACAATGTGGATTTATTTTCTACTTTACAAAGTAATCAGGAAGCTGTACAGGCGCTGGCAAAAGTTCAAACAATCACTTCCAATCATTCTGAAAAGGCGAAGAACTATAAAGAACAAAATAAACCAGTGAAACTCGCTGAAAAAGCATTAAGTAGTATTGAAGCTATTGATAAAAAAATTATTACAGGGCTACCTAAAAGTGAAATGGCTAAATTACAGAGTAGCTTTGAGAAGTTAAAATCAAAAATCGATGATCTTCTTTCTGAGGAGCGATAAGTTTTGTTAAAGGGTTTGCAAGGCCGACTTAAATCTAGTTATAATTCAATGATTCAAAATGTAGCAGCGGATTTCTATAATCCAGTTTTGAGTGAATCCATTAGCTATAAACGAGTCAGTGGCTATTTTTCATGTAAGGCACTTTCAATATATGCTGAAGGATTGGATAGGATTGCAGAAAATGATGGATATATTCAATTCATTATTTCTCAAAATATTTCAGAAAAAGACTTCGAAACCATTAAAGCTGGATATCGTGAGCGCTCGAAAGGAGAAACCTTAACGCAGACTGATAAACAGCGCTTGGGGAATTTAGCTTATCTAATCTCAAAAGGTAAAGCAGATGTGAAATTTGGCTTAGTAAAGAATGGATTGTTCCATACCAAGTGGGGCTTATTTGAAGATGGACAAAAAGATGTTGTTTACTTTAATGGATCCTTAAATGAGACAGCGAATGCTATAGAGAATAACTTTGATTCATTTGATGTTGATTTCTCATGGGATGTAAGCGTCAATGTCCGCCAGCGTGTCGAGCAAAAAAAGGAAGAGTTTTCCCGTCTGTGGAATGATGATTATCCTGGTGTGCAAGTGGTCGATGCTACAGAGCTTATTTATCCCTTACTTCAAGAATTTGATATGGGTAGGATTCAAAGGATACCAAATCCAGAGGAAAATTCAGTTATCTTTGATATGGATGAGGAGCATTTCTTTTTCATTGATAAGAGCGATGAAGAAGTAACTTCATTAAAAACGTTTAAGAGTAAATTTAGTTTTTATGTAGATGATGATAAGGGATATCCTTTTTTCAAAGGAGACCTAACATATCGGGAGATTGAAAAAATAATTGATTTAGCTAATAAGCAGGCGATTAAACGTCAATTTAACTTTACAGTCTCTTCACGTGTCGATAATTTTATCAATGCTCAGAAGTATTCAATTGAAGAATATCGGAAATCTGGATTGACGCTAAAAAACCGTGATAGTCGCTGGGAAGAAGAGTTTACAGAGTTTAAGAGAGTTGTTGAAGAGGAAGTTGCTCGTCCACTAAAGCCTTTACAACTTCGATCAGCCATGTATATGCTCACTCAAAAAAGAGCCGCAAACTTTTCTGTGCCAGGAGCTGGAAAAACAGCTATGTTATTGGGCGTCTTTGCTTATCTAAACAGTAAGCAAAAAGGAGAGCCGATAAAGCGAATATTAGTGGTGAGTCCGATTAATGCATTTTTATCTTGGAAAGATGAATTCCGGGCAGTTTTTCAAACAAAAAAAGAGCCTCGGATACTTAGTATTCATGATCAGTCCATAAATGGTAATAAATATGCGTTTGAGGCACAATGGTCATCAGCTAATCTGATATTGATCAACTATGAGTCTTTGCCAAAGTTTAAAGATTCAATAATTAAATGCCTTTCGAATAATCCAGATACAATGCTAGTTTATGATGAAGTACATCGTGTAAAAGGTGTACAAGCAAAGCGTGCGATTGCCGCCTTAGAAATAGCAGATAAAGTAGATTATCGTTATGTTTTAACAGGTACACCCATTCCTAATGGATATTTAGACATTT is a window from the Bacillus infantis NRRL B-14911 genome containing:
- a CDS encoding SNF2-related protein produces the protein MLKGLQGRLKSSYNSMIQNVAADFYNPVLSESISYKRVSGYFSCKALSIYAEGLDRIAENDGYIQFIISQNISEKDFETIKAGYRERSKGETLTQTDKQRLGNLAYLISKGKADVKFGLVKNGLFHTKWGLFEDGQKDVVYFNGSLNETANAIENNFDSFDVDFSWDVSVNVRQRVEQKKEEFSRLWNDDYPGVQVVDATELIYPLLQEFDMGRIQRIPNPEENSVIFDMDEEHFFFIDKSDEEVTSLKTFKSKFSFYVDDDKGYPFFKGDLTYREIEKIIDLANKQAIKRQFNFTVSSRVDNFINAQKYSIEEYRKSGLTLKNRDSRWEEEFTEFKRVVEEEVARPLKPLQLRSAMYMLTQKRAANFSVPGAGKTAMLLGVFAYLNSKQKGEPIKRILVVSPINAFLSWKDEFRAVFQTKKEPRILSIHDQSINGNKYAFEAQWSSANLILINYESLPKFKDSIIKCLSNNPDTMLVYDEVHRVKGVQAKRAIAALEIADKVDYRYVLTGTPIPNGYLDIYNFLNILFKKEYSAYFGFEQSMLKNPDGWQVEEINEKLAPYFWRTSKEDLGVPPADLDNIIKVPPSEEQLRLAEIIYSTAQNPLAALIRMIQLSTNPEIINQVINYSDLGFSEFDSGDNDSYDQVSAKVRKELENSIHAATIGEVSEWDLASVNSPKFDAGIKLVIDIVKKHGKVVVWGLFVNTLNKITRVLNEKGINTKVIYGGTPREEREDIINKFKENTNEIQVLVSNPNTLGESVSLHTIAHDAIYFEYNYNLTFMLQSRDRIHRLGLPESQSTRYYYLMTVSDREIYNFIDQKIYDRLAEKEMRMKEAIDGEYLVPEFVDDEIEEMKRIIESERLF